In the Candidatus Electrothrix rattekaaiensis genome, one interval contains:
- a CDS encoding cobalamin-dependent protein (Presence of a B(12) (cobalamin)-binding domain implies dependence on cobalamin itself, in one of its several forms, or in some unusual lineages, dependence on a cobalamin-like analog.) → MKFKLIYPKWPKLDRQTEFHLPPHGPVVFAAALPDYVDVDFIDENLEEIDFDDPVDFVGISMMLTVQVKRGWEIADQYRKQGTKVIFGGIATMLHAEETMQHADAVFLGEAEGRMEQVLSDFRKGNLKPCYDFINDRPDIALVGPARRDILKRRLYNHKGVQMVDLVHASRGCRFNCYPCAVSYLGGREFRPRPVDKVVEELSGIDNNRLFLVDNSLAQDTAWEMDLFREMIPLKKNWCCHPIEDKPEVLDLAAQAGAWYVYQAVFDTSEYIKERIKRYHDHGIGVEGTILLGLDNHTEDFIKRLIDFLLEIELDLAEFTVLTPFPHTKASAELQEQNRILSHDWNEYSADKVVYQPKHISPERLQELLDYAWNTFYQEESQSIKMARLFKEVVKREMAGNTFVPRDRSLSGHSFGKTLQDAP, encoded by the coding sequence CTGCCCCCGCACGGTCCTGTGGTCTTTGCCGCCGCCTTGCCCGACTACGTTGACGTTGATTTTATCGATGAAAATCTGGAGGAGATCGACTTTGACGACCCGGTGGATTTTGTCGGTATCTCCATGATGCTCACCGTGCAGGTGAAACGGGGCTGGGAAATCGCGGATCAATATCGCAAGCAGGGCACCAAGGTGATCTTCGGCGGCATTGCCACCATGCTCCATGCCGAAGAAACCATGCAGCACGCAGATGCCGTCTTTCTCGGTGAGGCGGAAGGCCGGATGGAGCAAGTACTGTCCGACTTCAGAAAAGGCAACCTGAAACCCTGTTATGATTTTATCAACGACCGACCCGACATCGCCTTGGTCGGCCCGGCCCGGCGGGATATTCTCAAGCGCAGGCTCTATAATCATAAAGGCGTGCAGATGGTTGATCTGGTCCATGCTTCACGGGGCTGCCGCTTCAACTGCTACCCCTGCGCAGTTTCCTACTTGGGGGGCAGAGAGTTCCGGCCCCGACCTGTGGATAAGGTGGTGGAGGAACTCAGCGGGATTGACAATAACCGCCTCTTTCTCGTGGATAATTCCCTGGCCCAGGATACGGCCTGGGAAATGGACCTGTTCCGGGAAATGATCCCCCTAAAAAAGAACTGGTGCTGCCATCCCATTGAAGATAAGCCTGAAGTGCTTGATCTAGCTGCTCAGGCCGGGGCTTGGTACGTTTATCAGGCGGTCTTTGATACCTCGGAGTATATCAAGGAGCGGATCAAACGCTATCATGACCACGGGATCGGCGTGGAAGGAACCATCCTCCTGGGCCTGGACAATCATACCGAAGATTTCATCAAACGACTCATTGATTTTCTCCTGGAGATTGAGCTGGATCTTGCTGAGTTTACCGTACTGACCCCCTTTCCCCACACCAAGGCCTCTGCCGAATTACAGGAGCAGAATCGCATCCTCTCTCATGACTGGAATGAATATTCTGCCGACAAGGTGGTGTATCAGCCCAAGCACATATCACCGGAAAGACTCCAAGAGCTGTTAGATTATGCCTGGAATACCTTTTATCAGGAGGAAAGCCAGTCCATCAAAATGGCCCGGCTGTTCAAGGAGGTTGTGAAACGGGAAATGGCAGGCAATACCTTTGTCCCCAGAGATCGAAGCTTGAGTGGTCACTCCTTTGGCAAAACCTTGCAGGATGCGCCATGA